From Phragmites australis chromosome 5, lpPhrAust1.1, whole genome shotgun sequence, a single genomic window includes:
- the LOC133917933 gene encoding uncharacterized protein LOC133917933 has translation MGLIAIATATSGIAASIMPGGRTAHSRFKIPIKLSDNNMCNFTKQSGTAELLRRSHLIIWDEVAMTKRQAVETLDRSLQDIMGCSQLFGGKVMVFGGDFRQVLPVVTRGTRAQITDATLQRSYIWEKIRKIQLTRNMRAQSDPWFSEYLLRIGNGTEETIGDDYVRLPNDIVVGYSIAEESIDKLIEFVFPDLQNNSTSANYMSARAILSTKNEHVDELNAIMIDRFPGKETIYYSFDSVDDDSRNNYPIDFLNSITPNGLPPHLLKLKSNCPVILLRNLDPHNGLCNGTRLMVRACQRNAIDAEIVGGQHAGKRVFIPRIPLSPSEDISLPFRFKRKQFPIRLSFAMTINKAQGQTIPNVGIYLPEPVFSHGQLYVALSRGVSRQSTRILSKLNKDIDAMGRSTKNIVYRDVLEWCSSIS, from the coding sequence ATGGGTCTGATAGCCATTGCAACTGCAACGTCTGGTATTGCAGCGTCCATCATGCCCGGTGGTCGCACCGCCCACTCCAGGTTCAAGATCCCCATAAAGCTTTCCGACAACAACATGTGTAATTTCACCAAACAGAGCGGTACCGCTGAGTTGCTTCGCAGGTCACACTTGATAATCTGGGACGAAGTTGCCATGACCAAACGTCAAGCTGTTGAAACACTCGATAGGTCTCTCCAGGATATAATGGGATGCTCGCAGCTCTTTGGTGGAAAGGTCATGGTATTTGGAGGAGACTTTAGGCAGGTCCTTCCAGTGGTGACACGTGGTACGAGGGCACAGATCACTGATGCTACACTACAAAGGTCTTATATATGGGAGAAGATACGTAAGATACAGCTAACCCGGAATATGAGGGCGCAGTCTGACCCATGGTTCTCCGAATACCTCCTTAGGATCGGCAATGGAACAGAAGAGACGATTGGTGATGATTATGTGCGTCTCCCAAATGATATCGTGGTTGGTTACAGTATTGCAGAAGAATCAATTGACAAACTCATTGAATTTGTATTTCCAGATCTCCAGAACAATTCTACGTCAGCGAACTACATGAGTGCACGTGCTATCCTCTCAACTAAGAATGAGCATGTGGATGAGCTGAATGCAATTATGATAGATAGGTTTCCAGGCAAGGAGACGATATACTACAGCTTTGATTCTGTCGACGATGATTCACGAAACAACTATCCGATTGACTTTCTGAACTCAATCACACCAAATGGATTGCCACCACATTTGCTTAAACTCAAAAGCAACTGTCCAGTCATCCTGCTTCGGAATCTTGATCCTCACAACGGTCTCTGCAACGGAACAAGGCTAATGGTTAGAGCCTGCCAACGTAATGCCATTGATGCAGAGATTGTTGGCGGGCAACATGCTGGAAAGAGGGTGTTCATTCCTAGGATCCCTTTGTCCCCTTCAGAGGACATTTCACTTCCTTTCAGATTCAAGAGGAAACAATTTCCAATCCGCCTTAGCTTTGCAATGACTATAAACAAAGCTCAAGGACAAACCATTCCTAATGTTGGTATTTATCTACCCGAGCCTGTGTTTTCTCATGGACAGCTGTATGTTGCATTATCAAGGGGTGTATCACGTCAGTCAACACGGATTCTATCTAAGCTAAATAAAGATATAGATGCCATGGGGAGAAGCACCAAGAATATTGTGTACAGAGATGTATTGGAATGGTGTTCCTCGATTTCATGA